In the genome of Candidatus Obscuribacterales bacterium, one region contains:
- a CDS encoding CBS domain-containing protein, translated as MLKAQDIMTTDVVTISGSATVAEAVALMTERGLRSLIVDRRYSEDPYGIITETDIVYKVAAYGHDPKTMRVYEIMTKPCIVVPPELGVEYVARLFANTGIRRAPVIKGQLLGVISVSDILTKGNFVNQPQRPYIEDEIDAARDEARRICAEQGATSQACAAAWDIVEELQATASHNRADRALS; from the coding sequence ATGCTAAAAGCACAAGACATCATGACAACGGATGTGGTGACCATTAGTGGCTCAGCTACGGTGGCCGAGGCTGTGGCCCTGATGACCGAGAGGGGGCTGCGATCGCTGATTGTGGATCGCCGCTACAGCGAGGATCCCTACGGTATTATCACGGAAACCGACATTGTCTATAAAGTGGCCGCCTATGGTCATGACCCGAAAACCATGCGGGTTTATGAAATCATGACCAAGCCCTGCATTGTGGTGCCGCCAGAATTGGGGGTGGAATACGTCGCTCGCTTATTTGCCAACACGGGTATTCGTCGCGCCCCGGTGATCAAGGGACAGTTGCTTGGGGTGATCTCGGTCAGCGATATTCTCACCAAGGGAAATTTTGTCAACCAACCCCAGCGTCCCTATATTGAAGATGAAATTGATGCAGCTCGGGACGAAGCGCGGCGCATCTGTGCAGAGCAGGGAGCTACGTCCCAAGCCTGTGCTGCGGCTTGGGATATTGTAGAAGAACTGCAGGCGACGGCGTCCCACAACCGGGCTGACCGGGCGCTGTCGTAA